The segment ATATTTTTAAGTTTGGCTTGTCGCATTTCGGTACTACCTCATTCATGGGAGAACGACCTTATGAACGAATTCGAAATCGTTGTTCCCGCCGATAGATCGAGCCATGCCCACTGCCCATTCGGGTTAACTTCCAAAAAGTGCCATTTTCCATCGAAGTCGACGGCCATGTCGATAGCGGCGAATCGCAAGCCGTAATGGGTGACTAGGTTCCTTAGTGACGAGGCTACAGATTTGGGTAATTCAATTTGTGTGTATTCGACGTCAGACATGTTATTGCGGCGAATATCACATCGCTGAGCACCCGTACTATCCATGGCATACAATTCAACGGCATGAATCGCAGCGTCAACGATTGTGATCCGTACATCGCTCCTTTTGCGAAGGAACTGCTGGAATAAGGTGGGACAATTGACAAGGTCACTTGATGCTTCGAGGTGGTGATTCTCGACTCGACATGTATAGATCAAAGAGTCATTATGTCCCTCTCGCTCTATGTAGCCGCCCGACATTGGTTTCACGATAACCTGACCTTTGTGTTGCTCAAAGAACTTTTTTGCTTCAGCGGATTCTTGAGTCACCAGAGTGTCGGGGATGTAAAATCCGAGCGATCTTGCCGTTGTGAGTTGTTCTAGCTTGTGAGATGCTTGGACGTTCGCAGATGGATGATTCATCCACCGACACGTGGGAACATGTGCAAGAAAACCTTCGATGGCCTCTGCCCATTCTTCAAGAGCGAAACGATCTTCGGGCGAGTCGGAGAATTTCACATTATTTAACTGTTCTGGCCGGCGATACCAGATGTTAACGACATCGAGTGGAGAAAGTTCGTACGGCCCAGTCGACAGGAGAGGTTCCCCATTGCGGTATGCGATTGTGGTGTCGGTTAGCAGTGTATCAGTATCAAGCCGTTTCAGCGGTATGCCAGCGTCAATTAGAAGAGGCACAAGGTAGTCCGCCGTAGCGTCTTGACTGTTGGTTAAAATCAAGAGCATCGAGGCAGAGCCTTGTAATATTTACGTCCGGGATCTTCGTCAGCTATTTCGGCTCGAACTGCCGTCG is part of the Polystyrenella longa genome and harbors:
- a CDS encoding ATP-grasp domain-containing protein, yielding MLLILTNSQDATADYLVPLLIDAGIPLKRLDTDTLLTDTTIAYRNGEPLLSTGPYELSPLDVVNIWYRRPEQLNNVKFSDSPEDRFALEEWAEAIEGFLAHVPTCRWMNHPSANVQASHKLEQLTTARSLGFYIPDTLVTQESAEAKKFFEQHKGQVIVKPMSGGYIEREGHNDSLIYTCRVENHHLEASSDLVNCPTLFQQFLRKRSDVRITIVDAAIHAVELYAMDSTGAQRCDIRRNNMSDVEYTQIELPKSVASSLRNLVTHYGLRFAAIDMAVDFDGKWHFLEVNPNGQWAWLDLSAGTTISNSFIRSFSHE